The Salvelinus alpinus chromosome 21, SLU_Salpinus.1, whole genome shotgun sequence genome has a segment encoding these proteins:
- the LOC139548034 gene encoding adenine phosphoribosyltransferase-like has protein sequence MGFILGSSVATTLGKGFLAIRKAGHLCIQIQSQEYRDYSGREKMEVHLAPGADSGPVDRDRRNHEGCYQTGGAAGSYCCVAAVAIENSEGGKWIKEKYKHFHCIPEELQIQIDKQYLDSFQELRQLNAQTQCHAVPSRVGNL, from the exons ATGGGATTCATCCTCG GATCATCTGTGGCCACAACCCTTGGAAAGGGCTTTCTGGCTATCCGTAAAGCAGGACACCTGTGCATACAAATCCAGAGCCAAGAGTACAGGGACTACTCAGGCAGAGAGAAGATGGAGGTTCACCT GGCTCCAGGTGCTGATAGTGGACCAGTGGATAGAGACCGGAGGAACCATGAAGGCTGCTATCAAACTGGTGGAGCGGCAGGGAGCTACTGTT GTGTTGCTGCTGTGGCCATTGAGAACAGCGAGGGAGGGAAGTGGATCAAGGAGAAATACAAACACTTTCACTGCATCCCAGAGGAACTACAGATTCAAATTGACAAACAATATCTTGACTCCTTCCAAGAGCTTCGCCAGTTAAATGCTCAAACTCAATGTCATGCAGTTCCGAGCAGGGTAGGCAATCTCTAA